A section of the Pseudomonas lini genome encodes:
- a CDS encoding TonB-dependent siderophore receptor, which produces MNRLYRTSRQGVAAPRFALNPLNLGLGLLLSSAVPSVWAAATELPAVSVTGEDTSGYQADSASVGGFEAAPLLDTPASISVVNEALIKDQQARLLSEVLRNDASVGESYAPVGYYENFVVRGFSLNSASSYKINGRAITGEQNVGLENKQQVELLKGLSGLQSGVSEPGGLVNYVTKRPADVRSVTVSTDDRGSGYLATDVGGWFGSEQQFGLRANLAHEDLHSYVEHTNGQRDFASLAFDWNISPDALLQLDAEYQTKEQRSAPGYQLLGGSSLPHHASPKKLLAHQSGSKPVTTDALNLNGNFEYRFSEQWKGSVSASRSRVVIDDYSSFAWGCYGSASCASAAVPNYFSPEGDYDIYDFRSPDDTRRNDEVQAALSGRFETGGLGHELSVGTSAFRRVVDKRDAINQMIGSANINSEPADFGRYEGPLNDSYRRLDSRQYGLFFNDRISFNEQWQAVLGGREVRLDEETFDSQGDTTRHTQRYEFLPQAALIYKPVQNLSLYTRYSKGLSLGGEAAWFTTNAYEILAPTVSRQIEAGIKYDWQRISLAAALFQIRQAYQYSRPNDDGTFTFTQQGEQKNTGLELSANGWASQRLQISASVAAIRARVTDSGTPAYEGHQAINVPTLRASLYGDYALPWFDGLALLGGVQYSASKYANRQGEVQTGAYAIFNIGSRYSTRIDGYDTVFRLTVDNLFDKRYWRDAGEYIGDGYVFQGAPLTARLSASINF; this is translated from the coding sequence ATGAATAGGCTTTACCGGACCTCCCGCCAGGGAGTGGCCGCCCCGCGGTTCGCGCTCAATCCCCTGAACCTGGGCTTGGGCCTGCTGCTGTCCAGCGCCGTGCCTTCGGTCTGGGCCGCCGCGACCGAACTACCGGCGGTGTCCGTTACCGGCGAAGACACCTCCGGTTATCAGGCCGACAGCGCTTCGGTCGGTGGTTTCGAGGCGGCGCCATTGCTTGATACGCCGGCCTCGATTTCGGTGGTCAATGAAGCCTTGATCAAGGATCAGCAGGCCCGCCTGCTCAGCGAAGTACTGCGCAACGATGCTTCGGTGGGTGAAAGCTATGCGCCGGTCGGCTACTACGAAAACTTCGTCGTGCGTGGCTTCTCCCTCAACTCTGCCAGCAGCTACAAGATCAACGGCCGCGCCATCACCGGCGAACAGAACGTCGGGCTGGAGAACAAACAGCAAGTGGAGTTGCTCAAGGGCCTTTCCGGCCTGCAAAGCGGTGTCAGCGAGCCCGGCGGGCTGGTCAACTACGTGACCAAGCGGCCTGCCGATGTGCGTTCGGTCACCGTCTCCACCGATGATCGCGGCAGTGGTTACCTGGCCACTGACGTCGGTGGCTGGTTCGGCAGCGAGCAGCAGTTCGGCCTGCGCGCCAACCTGGCCCACGAAGACCTCCATTCCTACGTCGAACACACCAATGGCCAACGCGATTTCGCCTCGCTGGCCTTTGACTGGAACATCAGCCCCGATGCGCTGCTGCAACTGGACGCCGAGTACCAGACCAAGGAACAGCGCTCGGCACCGGGTTATCAACTGCTCGGCGGTTCCAGCCTGCCGCACCACGCCTCGCCGAAGAAGCTGCTGGCACACCAGAGCGGTTCAAAGCCGGTCACCACCGATGCGCTGAACCTCAACGGCAACTTCGAATACCGCTTCAGCGAGCAGTGGAAAGGCAGCGTCAGCGCCTCGCGCAGCCGCGTGGTGATCGATGACTACAGCTCGTTCGCCTGGGGCTGCTACGGCTCCGCCAGTTGCGCCAGCGCTGCAGTGCCAAATTACTTCAGTCCCGAGGGCGACTACGACATTTACGATTTCCGCAGCCCCGACGATACCCGCCGCAACGATGAGGTGCAGGCTGCCCTTAGCGGCCGCTTCGAAACCGGCGGTCTGGGTCACGAACTGAGCGTGGGGACTAGCGCGTTCCGCCGCGTGGTGGACAAACGTGATGCCATCAACCAGATGATCGGCAGTGCCAACATCAACAGCGAGCCGGCTGATTTTGGCCGCTACGAAGGCCCGCTCAACGATTCCTACCGACGCCTGGACAGCCGCCAATACGGGCTGTTCTTCAATGACCGGATCAGCTTCAACGAGCAATGGCAGGCAGTGCTTGGCGGGCGCGAAGTGCGCCTGGATGAAGAGACCTTCGACAGTCAGGGCGACACCACCCGGCACACTCAACGCTATGAGTTTCTGCCCCAAGCCGCGCTGATCTACAAGCCGGTGCAAAACCTGTCGCTGTACACCCGCTACAGCAAGGGCTTGTCCTTGGGCGGCGAAGCGGCGTGGTTCACCACCAATGCCTATGAAATCCTCGCGCCCACCGTATCGCGACAAATCGAGGCCGGCATCAAATACGACTGGCAGCGCATCAGTCTGGCCGCGGCGCTGTTCCAGATTCGCCAGGCCTATCAGTACTCGCGACCGAATGACGACGGCACGTTCACGTTCACCCAACAGGGCGAACAGAAAAACACCGGGCTGGAGCTCTCGGCCAATGGCTGGGCCAGTCAGCGCCTGCAGATTTCTGCCAGTGTCGCGGCGATCCGCGCGCGGGTCACCGACAGCGGCACGCCCGCTTATGAAGGCCACCAGGCGATCAACGTTCCGACCCTGCGCGCCAGCCTCTACGGCGACTACGCCCTGCCCTGGTTCGACGGCCTGGCGCTGCTCGGCGGAGTGCAGTACAGCGCCAGCAAGTACGCCAACCGCCAAGGTGAAGTGCAGACCGGAGCCTACGCCATCTTCAACATCGGCAGCCGCTACAGCACGCGCATCGACGGTTACGACACGGTGTTCCGACTGACCGTGGACAATCTGTTCGATAAACGCTACTGGCGTGACGCCGGTGAATACATAGGCGATGGTTACGTGTTCCAGGGCGCCCCACTGACCGCCCGGCTGAGCGCTTCGATCAACTTCTGA
- a CDS encoding LysR substrate-binding domain-containing protein translates to MFELTQLRCFTTVATELNFRRAAERLNMTQPPLSRQIQLLEHHLGVELFTRSTRSVALTAAGRAFFIEAQNLLERAQQAAVTARRFAEGDIGTVNISFVGSAVYEFLPKVIAEARLKQPQVKIDLSEMNTYQQHEALRARRIDLGIVRAPLLEPGYATECLVREPFVLAVPHNHRLASAETVSVKDLDAQPFLMYSHAAYPPFNELLTGMLRSARVAPEYVQWLGSSLTILALVNAGMGLALVPRCATSVVFKNVVFRDIDLGEGVQSELHLIWRENNDNPAFAMLLEGIRKAVRDGWGL, encoded by the coding sequence ATGTTCGAACTGACGCAACTGCGCTGCTTCACCACCGTGGCCACCGAACTCAATTTTCGCCGGGCCGCCGAACGGTTGAACATGACCCAACCACCCCTCAGTCGCCAGATTCAATTGTTGGAGCACCACCTGGGCGTCGAGTTGTTCACCCGCAGCACGCGCAGCGTCGCTTTGACCGCCGCCGGCCGTGCCTTTTTCATCGAGGCGCAGAACCTGCTGGAGCGCGCTCAGCAAGCCGCCGTAACAGCCCGGCGTTTCGCCGAAGGGGACATCGGTACGGTCAACATCAGCTTCGTCGGCAGCGCCGTTTACGAGTTCCTGCCCAAGGTCATCGCTGAAGCGCGGCTCAAACAGCCTCAGGTCAAAATCGATCTGTCGGAGATGAACACCTACCAGCAGCACGAGGCCCTTCGCGCCCGCCGGATCGATCTGGGCATCGTCCGCGCGCCGTTGCTGGAGCCGGGCTACGCCACCGAATGCCTGGTGCGTGAACCTTTCGTATTGGCCGTCCCCCACAATCATCGGCTGGCCAGCGCCGAAACCGTGTCCGTCAAAGACCTGGACGCACAACCCTTCCTCATGTACTCCCATGCGGCGTACCCGCCGTTCAACGAACTGCTGACCGGTATGCTCCGCTCGGCCCGCGTCGCCCCGGAATATGTGCAATGGCTCGGCTCGTCCTTGACCATCCTGGCTCTGGTCAACGCCGGAATGGGCCTGGCCCTGGTGCCGCGCTGCGCCACCAGTGTCGTGTTCAAGAACGTGGTGTTTCGCGATATCGATCTGGGGGAAGGCGTGCAGAGTGAACTGCATTTGATCTGGCGCGAGAACAACGACAACCCGGCGTTTGCGATGTTGCTGGAAGGGATTCGAAAGGCTGTCAGAGATGGCTGGGGGTTGTGA
- a CDS encoding MFS transporter → MNNHQSPPDPSVLARAVAKVKRHVLPLFVVMFIVNYIDRVNIGFVRSHLETDLGIGAAAYGLGAGLFFIGYAIFEVPSNMLLQRYGARAWLTRIMFTWGAAAMAMAFVRGETSFYVLRFILGAAEAGFFPGIIYYFTQWLPSTERGKAMAIFLSGSAIASVISGPVSGALLHVNGLSLHGWQWMFLIEGFASIVLCGFVWYWLQSHPREAKWLSVEEKDALVSAIALEQQAREAVQTVKPSMFKLLADRQIALFCFIYFSIALTIYGATFWLPSMIKKMGNLGDFQIGLFNSIPWIISILAMYGFAAMASKWKYQQAWVAVTLVIAAFGMFMSTTGGPIFAFVAICFAAIGFKAASALFWPIPQGYLDARIAAAVIALINSIGNLGGFVAPTAFGFLEQTTGSIEGGLYGLAATSLVAAVVIFFARTAPRGDTRSSLTGKPVDAAAPKKPVSHQALNTEPKGAAS, encoded by the coding sequence TTGAATAACCATCAGAGTCCGCCGGACCCTAGCGTCCTCGCCCGAGCAGTGGCCAAGGTCAAGCGCCATGTGCTGCCGCTGTTCGTGGTGATGTTCATCGTCAACTACATCGACCGGGTCAACATCGGCTTCGTGCGCAGCCACCTGGAAACCGACCTGGGCATTGGCGCAGCGGCCTATGGCTTGGGCGCCGGGCTGTTTTTCATCGGTTACGCCATCTTCGAAGTACCGTCCAATATGTTGCTGCAACGCTACGGTGCTCGCGCCTGGCTGACGCGCATCATGTTCACCTGGGGCGCGGCCGCGATGGCCATGGCCTTCGTGCGCGGCGAAACCAGCTTCTATGTGCTGCGCTTCATTCTCGGCGCCGCCGAAGCGGGGTTTTTCCCCGGCATCATTTATTACTTCACCCAATGGCTACCGTCGACCGAGCGGGGCAAGGCCATGGCGATTTTCCTCAGCGGCTCAGCCATTGCCTCGGTGATTTCCGGTCCGGTGTCCGGCGCGCTGCTGCACGTCAACGGTCTCAGCCTGCATGGCTGGCAGTGGATGTTCCTGATTGAAGGCTTTGCTTCCATCGTGCTCTGTGGGTTTGTCTGGTACTGGCTGCAATCCCATCCACGCGAGGCGAAATGGCTGAGCGTCGAAGAGAAGGATGCACTGGTCAGCGCCATCGCCCTGGAACAGCAGGCTCGCGAAGCCGTGCAGACGGTCAAACCGTCGATGTTCAAATTGCTCGCCGATCGGCAGATTGCGCTGTTCTGCTTTATCTACTTTTCCATCGCCCTGACGATTTATGGCGCGACGTTCTGGCTGCCAAGCATGATCAAGAAAATGGGCAACCTGGGCGACTTCCAGATCGGCCTGTTCAACTCGATCCCGTGGATCATCTCCATCCTGGCGATGTATGGCTTTGCCGCCATGGCCAGCAAATGGAAGTACCAACAGGCCTGGGTGGCCGTGACGCTGGTGATCGCCGCGTTCGGCATGTTCATGTCCACCACCGGCGGGCCGATCTTCGCCTTCGTCGCCATCTGTTTTGCGGCCATTGGTTTCAAGGCTGCTTCAGCATTGTTCTGGCCGATTCCCCAAGGCTATCTGGATGCGCGCATCGCCGCGGCGGTGATTGCTTTGATCAATTCCATCGGCAATCTCGGCGGCTTCGTGGCGCCGACCGCGTTCGGGTTCCTGGAACAGACCACCGGCTCCATCGAAGGCGGTTTGTACGGCCTGGCGGCGACTTCGCTGGTGGCGGCCGTGGTGATCTTTTTTGCCCGCACTGCACCGCGTGGCGACACGCGCAGCTCGCTCACCGGTAAACCGGTCGACGCCGCGGCACCGAAAAAACCTGTCAGTCATCAAGCCTTGAATACCGAGCCAAAGGGAGCTGCCTCTTGA
- a CDS encoding glucarate dehydratase family protein → MKIKRVTVTPIAFRDPPLLNASGIHEPFALRSIIEIESDNGYIGLGESYGDAPALAIQQQLQSQLIGLDPFNLNQLRAIVQATVAANKTPSIAGAELAPGSHASKAVSNAYSAFEVAFLDLQAHSLNMPLVDLLGGAIRDEVPFSAYLFFKYAQHIDSPYKPDSWGEALNEEQIVAQARRMIEAYGFKSIKLKAGALPPEHEVSCIKALKKAFPGYPLRIDPNGNWSLETSIRMAELLGDDLQYYEDPTPGLDGMAELHKRTGLPLATNMVVTDFDEFRRSVALNSVQIVLADHHYWGGLRDTQALAKMCDTFGLGVSMHSNSHLGISLMAMAHVAASVPNLDYACDTHYPWQEPDEEVIKGGKLPIVDGCVKITRAPGLGLELDHDQLGTLHDQYLTCGIRQRNDVKQMQRYKPDWKTIKPRF, encoded by the coding sequence TTGAAAATCAAACGCGTCACAGTCACCCCCATCGCCTTCCGTGATCCGCCGCTGCTCAATGCCAGCGGCATTCACGAACCCTTCGCGCTGCGTTCGATCATCGAGATCGAGAGCGACAACGGCTACATCGGCCTGGGCGAAAGCTACGGCGATGCCCCGGCGCTGGCGATTCAACAGCAATTGCAAAGTCAGCTGATCGGTCTCGACCCGTTCAACCTCAACCAGTTGCGCGCTATCGTGCAGGCCACCGTGGCGGCAAACAAAACCCCAAGCATCGCCGGTGCGGAACTGGCGCCTGGCTCTCACGCCAGCAAAGCGGTGAGCAATGCGTATTCGGCGTTCGAAGTGGCGTTTCTCGATCTACAAGCGCATTCCCTGAATATGCCGCTGGTGGACCTGCTGGGCGGGGCGATTCGTGATGAAGTGCCATTTAGCGCCTATCTGTTCTTCAAGTACGCGCAACACATCGACTCACCGTACAAACCGGATAGCTGGGGCGAAGCGCTGAACGAAGAGCAGATCGTCGCCCAGGCCCGACGCATGATCGAGGCCTACGGTTTCAAGAGCATCAAGCTCAAGGCCGGCGCACTGCCTCCGGAGCACGAAGTGTCGTGCATCAAGGCGCTGAAAAAAGCTTTTCCCGGTTACCCGCTGCGCATCGACCCGAACGGCAATTGGTCGCTGGAAACTTCGATTCGCATGGCTGAACTGCTGGGTGATGACCTGCAGTATTACGAAGACCCGACGCCGGGTCTCGATGGCATGGCCGAGTTGCACAAGCGCACCGGTTTGCCGCTGGCGACCAATATGGTGGTCACTGACTTTGATGAGTTCCGCCGTAGCGTGGCCCTGAACAGCGTGCAGATCGTGCTCGCCGACCATCATTACTGGGGGGGGCTGCGCGACACTCAGGCGCTGGCAAAAATGTGCGACACCTTCGGTCTTGGCGTGTCCATGCATTCCAATTCGCACTTGGGCATCAGCCTGATGGCCATGGCGCATGTCGCCGCCTCGGTGCCCAACCTCGATTACGCCTGCGACACTCATTACCCCTGGCAGGAACCGGACGAAGAGGTGATCAAGGGCGGCAAGCTACCCATCGTCGATGGCTGCGTGAAAATCACCCGTGCGCCAGGGTTGGGCCTTGAGCTGGATCACGATCAATTGGGCACGCTGCATGATCAATACCTGACCTGCGGCATTCGTCAGCGCAATGACGTGAAGCAGATGCAGCGTTACAAGCCTGACTGGAAGACGATCAAACCGCGTTTTTGA
- a CDS encoding glutathione S-transferase family protein, whose product MSLTLYYHPLASFCHKVLIALYENGTEFERRIIDLGDAADRAELQALWPIGKFPIIRDHAHQRNLPESSIIIEYLDRRYPGKHRLVPDDWDSALEVRLWDRFFDHYVQVPMQQIVSDRLHATNGDLTRERSTLETAYGMLERRMASRVWVASPEFSMADCAAAPALFYASTLVPFPDDYGHLSAYFDRLVQRPSFQRVIDEARPWFSLYPFADAIEQRFLAPDNT is encoded by the coding sequence ATGTCGCTGACGCTTTACTACCATCCGCTGGCGTCGTTCTGTCACAAAGTACTCATCGCGCTTTACGAAAACGGCACCGAATTCGAGAGAAGGATCATCGATCTCGGGGACGCTGCCGACCGCGCAGAACTTCAGGCATTGTGGCCAATCGGTAAGTTCCCGATTATTCGCGACCATGCTCACCAGCGAAATCTGCCGGAGTCCAGCATCATCATCGAGTACCTGGATCGACGGTACCCAGGCAAACACAGACTGGTTCCAGACGATTGGGATAGCGCGCTGGAGGTCCGGTTATGGGATCGTTTCTTCGACCATTATGTACAAGTGCCGATGCAACAGATTGTCAGTGATCGGCTACACGCGACCAACGGTGATTTGACCAGGGAGCGGTCTACGCTGGAAACGGCGTACGGCATGCTCGAGCGCCGGATGGCGTCCAGAGTCTGGGTGGCCAGCCCGGAGTTCAGCATGGCCGATTGCGCCGCCGCCCCGGCTCTTTTCTATGCCAGCACGCTCGTGCCATTCCCCGATGACTACGGCCATTTGAGCGCCTATTTCGACAGGTTGGTACAGAGACCGTCATTTCAGCGGGTGATCGACGAAGCCAGGCCCTGGTTTTCGTTGTACCCGTTTGCGGATGCCATCGAGCAACGGTTTCTGGCGCCGGATAACACATGA
- a CDS encoding alpha/beta fold hydrolase — translation MMLKTAIVEIGKKYKVYTEHYLNATADKTIILVNGSLATTASFAQTVRYLRPRFNVVLYDQPYAGQSKQHNQHDQPIRKEDEAAILLELIEHFRAQHVMSFSWGGAATLLALAQHPRRIEKAVISSFAARINTPMRDYLESGRHFLQACDRRNVGRLINSTIGKHLPSLFKRFNERHVSSLDEHEYRQMHFHVNEVLTQDTHCYVSCADAIDVPLLFINGEWDEYTSVEDARLFATHTRQAQFQTIKNTGHFLDMEHPTAWHDTQQALLGFLQPVAKIPSQPRDLTFSSKASVIPPLQSASWVRL, via the coding sequence ATGATGCTGAAAACTGCGATCGTCGAGATTGGTAAGAAGTACAAGGTTTATACCGAGCATTATCTCAACGCCACCGCCGACAAGACCATTATTCTGGTCAATGGCTCGCTGGCAACGACCGCATCTTTTGCCCAGACGGTGCGCTACCTTCGGCCACGCTTCAACGTAGTCCTCTACGATCAGCCCTACGCCGGTCAATCGAAACAGCACAACCAGCACGACCAACCGATCCGCAAGGAAGACGAGGCCGCCATCCTGTTGGAGTTGATCGAGCACTTTCGCGCGCAGCATGTGATGTCCTTTTCCTGGGGCGGGGCGGCGACCTTGCTGGCGCTGGCGCAGCATCCGCGACGAATCGAAAAGGCAGTGATCAGTTCATTCGCCGCACGGATCAACACGCCGATGCGCGATTATCTGGAAAGCGGCCGGCATTTTCTCCAGGCCTGCGATCGGCGCAATGTCGGGCGCTTGATCAACAGCACCATCGGCAAGCACCTGCCGTCGCTGTTCAAGCGTTTCAATGAACGCCATGTCAGTAGCCTGGACGAGCACGAATACCGGCAAATGCATTTTCACGTCAATGAGGTGCTGACTCAGGACACGCACTGCTACGTTTCCTGTGCCGATGCCATCGACGTCCCGCTGCTGTTTATCAACGGTGAATGGGATGAATACACGTCGGTGGAAGATGCCCGGCTGTTTGCGACCCATACCCGTCAGGCTCAGTTTCAGACCATCAAGAACACCGGGCACTTCCTCGATATGGAACACCCGACAGCCTGGCATGACACCCAGCAAGCCTTGTTGGGCTTTCTGCAGCCGGTCGCCAAAATACCGAGCCAACCCCGGGACCTGACATTCAGTAGCAAAGCATCAGTGATTCCGCCCCTTCAGTCAGCTAGCTGGGTGCGGCTTTAA
- a CDS encoding response regulator produces MNTDLRILIIDDQRPNLDLMEQLLVREGLTNVLSSTQPLRTLDLFNSFEPDLVILDLHMPEFDGFAVLEQLNRRIPTGEYLPILVLTADATRDTRLRALALGAKDFISKPLDALETMLRVWNLLETRALYKALRTLVPADQIELLRQLKPHPAS; encoded by the coding sequence GTGAACACCGACCTGCGTATTCTGATCATCGACGACCAACGGCCCAACCTCGACTTGATGGAGCAACTGCTTGTCCGCGAAGGGTTGACCAACGTACTGAGCAGCACTCAGCCGCTGCGAACCCTGGACCTGTTCAACAGCTTCGAGCCTGACCTGGTAATTCTCGACCTGCACATGCCGGAGTTCGACGGCTTTGCCGTACTGGAACAACTCAACCGGCGCATCCCGACCGGCGAATACCTGCCGATCCTCGTACTCACCGCCGACGCCACCCGCGATACCCGCCTGCGCGCGCTGGCCCTGGGCGCCAAAGACTTCATCAGCAAGCCGCTGGATGCCCTGGAAACCATGCTGCGCGTCTGGAACCTGCTTGAAACCCGCGCGCTGTATAAAGCCCTGCGCACTCTGGTCCCGGCAGATCAGATTGAGTTGCTGCGCCAGTTAAAGCCGCACCCAGCTAGCTGA
- a CDS encoding ATP-binding protein, which translates to MKVSSARRWADLPLRGKALVVISLPLVILMLSLVLIYITERQTARAEEDVRRVLLVQGDIQAVHTLLAEAAASVRGYLLTRREDFLPGYRQAKPLIESALRRLDSNVRDVRVRKHLEAITPLIETKVEGLVELLDDRNATPESITTILINNKHILDELRERISAMRTLEDTLLAERTAAAASTRQRLLFSTLLAAACGLFGAIVAVLFLSKGIVARVKQVQGNAQRLALGQPLLPQPPENDEIGQLGTRLVEAGLLLAERERALRDNEERLRLIIDGVKDYGIFALDTQGFVTSWNAGAERIKGYTEQEIVGQHFSVFYLSQECPQHPDMALREATRDGHYMEEAWRCRKDGSRFWASVVITAQYDSSGALRGFSKITRDITDRRAAEIALSTAREEAERASRAKSEFLSRMSHELRTPLNSILGFAQLLDMDSPKGQRAQIGHILRAGQHLLTLINEVLDIAKIEAGRLPLNVEAVPLAVVLQEALTLVSPMACDADIQLVELPMLAADSAIVADRQRLVQVLLNLLSNAIKYNRPEGKVHIEVRIVQQRIAVAVCDTGKGIAADRLEQLFKPFERLETDPNVEGTGLGLALSKSLLEMMNGSLTVKSLPGAGSSFTLELPFVRLQPAIKPLAARINYPTVTAALTAPDYQGKVLCIEDNLSSLALIETLLQRRPHIQLLSSMQGQMGLDLARQHAPQLILLDVVLPDLDGFNVLQRLRQSSITRAIPVLMITADASDLTHLALLEAGATAVLTKPIHIPSFLAHLDQHLPEPA; encoded by the coding sequence ATGAAAGTATCAAGCGCGCGCCGCTGGGCCGATCTGCCATTACGAGGCAAAGCCCTCGTGGTGATTTCCCTGCCGTTGGTGATCCTGATGCTCTCGCTGGTGCTGATCTACATCACCGAACGCCAGACCGCACGCGCGGAAGAGGACGTGCGCCGGGTGCTGCTGGTGCAAGGCGATATTCAGGCGGTGCACACACTGCTTGCCGAGGCCGCCGCCAGCGTGCGCGGTTATTTGCTGACTCGACGCGAGGATTTCCTGCCGGGTTATCGGCAAGCCAAACCCTTGATCGAATCCGCACTGCGACGGCTCGACAGCAACGTTCGCGACGTGCGGGTGCGCAAACACCTGGAGGCGATTACTCCGTTGATCGAGACCAAGGTCGAGGGTCTGGTTGAACTGCTCGATGATCGCAACGCCACACCCGAGTCGATCACCACCATCCTGATCAACAACAAGCACATCCTCGACGAATTGCGCGAACGCATCAGCGCCATGCGCACCCTTGAAGACACGCTGCTGGCCGAGCGCACGGCGGCCGCCGCCTCCACTCGACAGCGGTTGTTGTTCTCCACCCTGCTGGCCGCGGCCTGCGGGTTGTTTGGCGCCATTGTGGCGGTGCTGTTCCTGTCCAAGGGCATCGTCGCCCGGGTCAAACAGGTCCAGGGCAACGCACAACGCCTGGCACTCGGTCAGCCGTTGTTGCCGCAACCGCCGGAGAACGATGAGATCGGTCAATTGGGCACACGTCTGGTCGAAGCCGGGCTGTTGCTGGCCGAACGTGAACGGGCCTTGCGCGATAACGAAGAGCGCCTGCGGCTGATCATCGACGGGGTGAAGGACTACGGTATTTTCGCCCTCGACACACAGGGCTTCGTCACCAGTTGGAATGCGGGCGCCGAACGGATCAAGGGTTATACGGAACAGGAAATCGTCGGCCAGCATTTCTCGGTGTTTTATCTGTCGCAAGAATGCCCGCAGCATCCCGACATGGCACTGCGCGAGGCCACTCGCGACGGTCATTACATGGAAGAGGCGTGGCGTTGCCGCAAGGATGGCAGCCGCTTCTGGGCCAGCGTGGTGATAACCGCGCAATACGACAGCAGTGGCGCCCTGCGCGGATTCTCCAAGATCACCCGCGACATCACCGATCGCCGTGCCGCCGAGATCGCGCTGAGCACCGCACGGGAAGAAGCCGAACGCGCCAGCCGCGCCAAAAGCGAATTTCTGTCGCGCATGAGCCACGAACTGCGTACCCCGCTCAACTCCATTCTCGGCTTCGCACAACTGCTGGACATGGACTCGCCCAAGGGGCAACGGGCGCAGATCGGTCACATCTTGCGGGCCGGACAACACTTGCTGACGCTGATCAACGAGGTGCTGGACATCGCCAAGATCGAGGCCGGGCGCCTGCCCCTCAACGTTGAAGCCGTGCCCTTGGCGGTGGTGCTGCAAGAAGCCCTGACGCTGGTTTCCCCGATGGCCTGCGACGCCGACATTCAGCTGGTTGAACTGCCGATGCTGGCCGCCGACAGCGCAATCGTCGCCGATCGGCAACGCCTGGTTCAGGTGCTGCTCAACTTGTTATCGAACGCGATCAAATACAACCGCCCCGAAGGCAAGGTGCACATTGAAGTCAGGATTGTTCAACAGCGAATTGCCGTGGCGGTCTGCGATACCGGCAAAGGCATTGCGGCCGATCGACTGGAGCAACTGTTCAAGCCGTTCGAGCGCCTGGAGACCGATCCGAACGTGGAAGGCACCGGCCTGGGCCTGGCCTTGAGCAAGAGTCTGTTGGAAATGATGAACGGCAGCCTGACCGTCAAAAGCCTGCCCGGCGCAGGTTCCAGTTTCACCCTGGAGCTGCCCTTCGTGCGCCTGCAACCAGCCATCAAGCCGCTTGCTGCACGCATCAACTACCCAACAGTCACAGCTGCCCTCACCGCTCCCGATTATCAGGGCAAAGTGCTGTGTATCGAAGACAATCTCTCGAGCCTGGCCCTGATTGAAACCCTGCTGCAACGACGACCGCACATCCAGTTGCTCTCAAGCATGCAGGGGCAAATGGGTCTGGACTTGGCTCGTCAACACGCGCCGCAACTGATTTTGCTCGACGTGGTGCTGCCGGATCTTGATGGTTTCAATGTTCTGCAACGCTTGCGCCAGTCTTCCATCACCCGCGCCATTCCAGTGCTGATGATCACCGCCGATGCCAGCGACCTCACTCATCTGGCATTGCTGGAAGCGGGAGCGACGGCGGTGCTGACCAAGCCGATTCACATCCCTTCATTCCTCGCCCATCTTGACCAGCATCTACCGGAGCCCGCGTGA
- a CDS encoding response regulator transcription factor, whose amino-acid sequence MTEVLRLVLADDHEVTRTGFVALLAGHPQFEVVGQARDGQEAVDACERLLPDIVILDIRMPVLNGLGAARILQQRLPTLKVVIFTMDDSPDHLEAAMNAGAVGYLLKDASRDEVINALQRVAAGEEALNSAVSARLLRRMTERNASGAAPAETLTARERQVLGLVASGFSNREIGEELGITTGTAKAHVERVIGKLGAADRTQAAVRGIALGLVTQS is encoded by the coding sequence ATGACTGAAGTTTTACGTCTGGTTCTGGCGGACGATCATGAGGTCACCCGGACCGGCTTCGTCGCGCTGCTGGCGGGCCATCCGCAATTCGAAGTGGTCGGCCAGGCCCGCGATGGCCAGGAAGCGGTAGACGCGTGCGAACGTCTGCTACCCGACATCGTCATCCTCGACATTCGCATGCCCGTGCTCAATGGGTTGGGCGCGGCGCGAATTCTTCAGCAGCGCCTGCCGACCCTGAAAGTGGTGATCTTCACCATGGACGACAGCCCGGATCACCTGGAAGCGGCGATGAATGCCGGTGCCGTGGGCTACCTGCTCAAAGACGCCAGCCGCGATGAAGTAATCAACGCCCTGCAACGCGTCGCCGCGGGTGAGGAAGCCCTCAATAGCGCCGTCAGCGCGCGTCTGCTGCGGCGCATGACCGAGCGCAACGCCAGTGGTGCCGCGCCTGCCGAAACCTTGACCGCCCGCGAACGCCAGGTCCTTGGATTGGTGGCCAGCGGTTTCAGCAATCGTGAAATCGGCGAAGAACTCGGCATCACTACGGGCACGGCCAAGGCCCATGTGGAACGGGTCATCGGCAAACTCGGCGCCGCCGACCGAACTCAGGCCGCTGTCCGTGGCATTGCCCTCGGCCTGGTGACTCAGTCATGA